The window attaagtacttttactgtgatactggaactacatgaaatacttttactgggatactggaactacagcaagtacttttactgtgacactgggactacatgaagtacttttagTACTGATATTGTTACTACATGAAGCACTTTTACCATaatactggaactacaggaagtactcCTACTGTGATATTGTAACTAagtgaagtacttttactgtgatactttaactatattttgatgctgctacttttactttagtggGTTTctgaatgcaggacctttacttataatggagtatttctacactgtggtacTGGTACATGTACATCAGTAAAGGGTCAGATGCTGAAGCTCACCAGATGTGGGTGAAAGCTTCAGAAACCAAACTTAAGTTGTAggttttattgtaaatgtacaCATGAACCGTGCAGCAGAAATTACGTTTAATGCaagtttcatatttatcatCTCAAGACCTTCCAGATTCATCCTGTGACCTGTGCCTGTCCACATATccagtggtgggagaagtactCAGGTCCTTTAGTAGAGTAATTCTCAGTAGAAATACCCACTACAAGTggaagtacagaagtattaccTGCAGTGTCCCCACTGTCTGCAAAGTAAATGTCCTCTGTGAATGATGGGCTGCTAGATAGACTGGCCTGCTGTCACTGGTGTATGAGTTTATTGAAGTAATACTCTGGTGGTGGAGGTAAAAAAACCTTTCACCTGCAGCTGCCAGAGGAAAGTACTGCAGTACAAGTAAAGTAGTATAACATGGAGGTGCTCACGTCTTCCGAGTGCAGCTACCTCAAAACGGTACTTATGTGAAGTAAGTGGGGAAACGTATGTGTCAGATCTGCCGTTTTCTGTCCGCGGCTCCGGTTCACTACAACTCCCAGCAGACACCGCGCGGCCGGGTTCGTGCAGCCGTCAccaaagaagaaagagaagaggcgGGGCCGCTGCAGTTGAAGGTAAAAACAGCTGATCGATTCTCATCGATTATCAGTTTTACACTCGGAGATGTTTGATCTGTGTCAGTTCAGTTTATAGGTTAAATATCTGCGTGCAGTCGTCACTGTTCACGCCGTTTGTCAGAGTGAAACAAAGCGTTAAATCCGGACGTTTCTGGTAGCCTGCTAGCCTGCTAACTagcttcctgctgctgtcagaaatacataaaatacacactgGATACACACCTGACATCAGACAGAGGGTTAGCTTGAATAATCCTGTGTGTTAGCAGAAGAAGCTAACATAGAAACTAACAGCTGCTACAGTCTGAACTGACACTGAACTGGTTTGTTGTGTGAAGacagtataaataaagtttgttgtgtgtgcaGATGATGAAGGGTAAACCCGATGAGGAGGACTACTGGCACAGCTCCAAGTTTAAAGCGTTCACCTTCGATGATGAAGACGACGAGTTCAGCAGGGTAAGACCTGGATCCAGACTGACCTGCGTCTGAAGCTGTTCTCAGCTTTCACTCGCTGCACTGGTCTTTATCCGGGCTTTTATAGAACCTGACCTGAGATCAGATCAGGCTTTACTTACGCTGATTGGTCCTGCTCCTGTCTCTGATGTACAACCCCGATTACAAATCATGTCAGGTCTACCTTTAGTGGTCAACCTGTACCTGTACACCTGTACAGTCCAGTACAGTTCACCTGTGTGAGAAGGTGTAACATGCAGGGAGGGAGTCAGCGCCAGGACAGAAGCTTATCCCGAGCCCTCTGGTACTGGAGCTCCTTCtggaggggaggaagggggtGTCTGGGGTGAGGGTCTTCCTTGATGATGCCTCTCACCCTCCAAAAGGAGCTTGGTAGTTTTCTCCACCCGCTGGGGGCCCCCGAGTCAGTTACCATACTGCACTGAGCTCACCAGGATTTCGAAGGACAGACGATCCTCAGAGATCACTGGCCGCATTTCAGCCCTGCTGATATAGATCGGAATTGTTCACCAATCTTTTTCCACCTGAAGTCCACAATAAGGTGGGGTTTTCGGGTGTTGAGGGCCTGGTTGTTATGTTCACACCGCGTCGCCAGGTGCTGAACCTCGTTCCTGTGGGCCAATTCATTGATACTGACCAGGTCTACGCATGGTGGTTTTGGAGCCATGTACAGGTCAGAGTACAGCAGAGGACTCAGCACGGTCCTGTTCAGAGTGAGGCTGGAGGAGGTCCAGTTGTCTGTCCTAACGGTACCGCTCTGTTTTTCAGCAAGTTCAGGGTGCAGTTGGAGAGGGAGGTGCTGATACCAGGGTTTTTGAGTTTTGAGACCAGCTTTGGTGGAGAGACCTTGTTAAATGCTGAACTGAAGCATGTATTAAGACTGTCCAGGTGGGTCCTTgctagggttagggttggggctAGGGTGCTGTGCAGATGGCTTCTTCTGTTGACCTGTGAGGCTGGTGGGCACAATGATGGGGGTCCAGAGTAGATGGCAGACAAAATTTCAATTTGGGGGTGAGGCAACGAGCTGGAAGTCGTTtgaagctgctgcagatgaGGGCTTTGGCACCGGCATAATGGTTGCGGTCTTGAGACTGGTGCAGAATTCTTGGGCTAGGCACAGGTTGAAAGTGTCTGTGAAGCACAGCTGGTCTGCACAAGCCCTGAGCACTCGGCCAGGACATCCACCCTGCTCAGGGTGGAGCGCAGTGTGAGTGGCTGTCCATCAGCTTTGAAAATGGAGTCACTGTTGACCTGATCGGAGTGAGCAAAAACCCTGATGAGTCCATCAGGAATTTGTTTGTAGTCAGAGCTGACAGGTAAGGTCAGAGTTGTTGAAATGTTCCTCTGTCTGCAGTATTTCACCCTCTCAGTCTGGCCCTGGCTGAGCTGTAGGCCTCCCTGTCACCAGACCTCAAGCTGCATCCCGACCCCTCAGTAGGAGGTGTACCTCTTTGTTCATCCAGGGCTTCTAGTTGTGAAAGGTTTTATTTGTTCGGTGGCAGGAGTGTTGTCCACGCATATGTTGATGTGGTCCAGGAAAGAGTTTGGATATGAATTAATTCCCGGGTAGCAGTACCAGGTCTGGTCTGTGAGAAGGAACTGGTCCTGGAGTGTGGAGTCTGCACCTTCTAGCCATACTTTCACTCTCTTCACTACAGGTTTCACATGTTTAATGACAGGTTTATTTGGGTATTAAGAACAAGGATAGGTGGTCACGCTGTCCCAGGTGGGGGAGGGGAATGGCTTTGGAGGACTCAGCAATGTTGGTGTAGCCATGGTCAGGATTTTTATGTCCCCTCACGGGACAGGAGTACCTTAGTAATAAAGTACTCCATCTCCGTAGAGCAATAAGCGTCAGCAACGGTAGAGTCCACACACCATGCTTAATTTACATGAATGCACAGTCCTGCACAGTACTTGTACCTGAGACCATTGCTGTCCAATCAGTCCTGGACGTACTCTGCCACATTACCTCCTTAATGATGTAAGGGATGTTGTTGTTGAGCCATGTCTCTGTGACAAACATGATCCTTGCTGTCCATGATCCTTGCTGTCCATGAGTGAGGGTCCACGTCCGAGGTTCCTCCAGCCTGTCCGGTGTGGAACATACAATGGGCAAGGACGATGCCAGGTAACACTGGCcggttttgatttagtttttgcTCAGCCCACAGTCTTCTATGCGTTCTCcgtctttttttctcaatgcCGGCGCCGGCCACTTCCGGTTGTGATGAGTGGCGCACTTGGTGGCAGTGTCCTGACTATCTCCGGTGGTATCTCGTCAGAGACAAATGGTTAGTTCACAACCATGCCTGTGCCTCGAAATCTTAAATCCAGGAGAGTCCCTCGGCTGGATGTCTGCATCTGTGTCCTGTAATCTAAGATTATGACTGGAAGATGAACTCTGTGAAGTAAGTTTAGAGAGATATGAGAGAAGATTGTCTAGAATgactttataaataaagatataCCAATGATTTAAAGATGCGGAGAGAAAGATGGCCAGTCAACTCTGGGGAACAGAGCACAATGATGAGTTCATGGTTTTAAGTTAAATCTTAATGCAGCATGATAAACAGTGTCCAACATATGACTTTGTGCAGGTGCGTTCATTTATAACAAGTCACCATAATCAATACATGATAAGAAGGTGGCAGCAGCCAGCCTTTTCCTGGTTTCCGAAGAAAAAGAGGACTTGTGTCTGAAATAAAAACCTCACTTCAACCTTAGTTTCTTTCAACATattgattaaagaaaaagacattaatcAAGCCAAACACCAAGATATTTATAACAGGTAACAACATCTGTTTTATCCCGCTGAGTTGTCACATCAACAGtatctttcaaatattttcgAATATGACATTAACTTGGTTTTATCTGAATTAAACACAAGCTTGAGTTAAAGTAGTTGAAACTAATACTATCAGTGCTATCAGCAGCAATACTTAAAACATTAACCCTCCCACACTGAATAAACCATCTTAAACAgcaaaccccccaaaaaacaacaaggtCTAAAGGTGATAAAAAGTATTGTATTGTGCAGATGTGATTATAATCTCCCCACAGTTTCTATGAACTTTATAATgtagagtttttgtttttgttgtcagcaATGTGTACATTCAGTTCTCTGTTTAGTACTGTCTGACCAGGTGGGTCAGTAACCTGTGTGAGGTTCAGGTGttgatgtttgtttctgtcagttAAAAGAATCGAAGCAGGCGGTGAACAGCATCCGCCGACTGGTGGAGGAAGACGATGATGAAGACGACGTGGAGAGGGTCAGCTGGAGCGGAGAGCCTGTCGGGAGTAAGACATCATTACTGTCATTATGGTTAGCACCTGGGCAGAATGCTGAATCACGATTGGCTGCAGGGTGTACGTTATTATCCTGTACGTCCTCAGGTATCTCCTGGTCGGTCAGAGAGACGGCAGCGTCAAAtcagagaacagacagagagccCGCCTTCCCCAAAATCAGCACCGACACCCCTACCATCAGCAAGAGTCATTCAGGATACTCCCTGAGCTCTCTGTTCAAAGGtgagacaggtagacaggtgaGACACATGATTAAGTCACATGACTGAGACAGAAACATTAATGATCATATATATGACAAACTGAGTTAATGTGTTCACACACTGAAGGTTTATTCTGTTTCTCTGCAGGAAAAACTAAAGGAGGAAACTTCCAGTCC is drawn from Xiphias gladius isolate SHS-SW01 ecotype Sanya breed wild chromosome 4, ASM1685928v1, whole genome shotgun sequence and contains these coding sequences:
- the vipas39 gene encoding spermatogenesis-defective protein 39 homolog, translating into MCQICRFLSAAPVHYNSQQTPRGRVRAAVTKEEREEAGPLQLKMMKGKPDEEDYWHSSKFKAFTFDDEDDEFSRLKESKQAVNSIRRLVEEDDDEDDVERVSWSGEPVGSISWSVRETAASNQRTDREPAFPKISTDTPTISKSHSGYSLSSLFKGKTKGGNFQSFTDSLSDSSVRLYAPELRKPKSEYKDYVSDWSPEETVHRMKQGKAVSLEKFRSLQDKLLLLDFAVSAHDGNVITAVLIYLKRSLSKEVLFRELESRQTALRHFIHYLTETRDQSLLLDLLRALGRTEDMAVRSTHC